The following are from one region of the Sorghum bicolor cultivar BTx623 chromosome 2, Sorghum_bicolor_NCBIv3, whole genome shotgun sequence genome:
- the LOC8077504 gene encoding myosin-11 translates to MRRFFFFGSPAANPGDGNEQPISDNKTSRHKKTDEGKDSSGSCSTRLSRSRSRRQKRSKEEPANPKQLRRSMSFSSPARNSCVDERCFSFSGDVPCSLYDESDAPHHAIDVVPDMWSPEGNPFLRDYAIKTPKGHSAMENDSPRSKCYSCSAGHSPVSSPVAIQCRSTRLRNLLNKNEVLDRYIDRGHEDAIVNEKQKQCAPATSMVSNLGKPPRPQSTVPSIPKSMKETTEGYPDVDLKDAFLWRLAQEGTGDTHKITTTCSAFRRHISMSEASERESSTSVEDIYEDLQDVRLPNVICPSTCPTSAEDETDDELLQRAKEVESRFIIPYGDEYEFSMLRDKPLTSNDMFQLIQQLTEDRKQLAHELSSEIKARVTERFAAKEQYKQRKNELETITRRLEKEKSEVQTTLEREMDRRSDDWSIRLSRFQSEEERLHERVRELAEQNVSFQREVTFLEANKAEASTKVARLEMQNSKLNDDLEELRNEHEKLHSSSVDLQARFANVVEERDHVREYLKAKEGENKALHKVIARLQTTCNEQERTITGLRQGCIDELDRKFVECTNSDKTRKLQMELIRLTGVEQKLRGEIRSCDLEVESLRQENIALLNRLQGAGNGASFSLIRLDQELQSRVDNLQMQGLSLLDKISQLCVKLLDLLKHKRHENEYLSGNDALTFSDYTFEYQSLKGGIEGLKRSLKAINSILNEKQNSKEKSGEIAAEGSPSKDQTDDFGLKLKEEAMLNRVLKEAVLSKELDIEQLQSDLASSLRMQDVMRNEIQRVQDELSCITHKAKQLELQVSKKDESINEIQQDFQESAKELAALRGTLKTVTEERDLSWQEAKQLRRNISIMQNEVVSLKKKIEALDEDILVKEGQITILQDSIDKPFDIICSPRSMREFDMA, encoded by the exons ATGAGAAGATTCTTTTTCTTTGGGTCCCCTGCTGCAAACCCTGGTGACGGAAATGAGCAACCGATCAGTGATAATAAGACTAGTAGACATAAAAAGACAGATGAGGGAAAGGACAGTTCCGGTTCCTGCAGCACAAGATTGTCGAGATCCAGAAGCCGTCGTCAGAAGCGGAGCAAGGAGGAACCAGCCAATCCCAAGCAACTCAGGAGGTCCATGTCGTTCTCATCACCGGCCAGAAACAGTTGTGTGGATGAACGATGCTTTAGCTTCTCGGGTGATGTTCCATGCTCTTTGTATGATGAATCTGATGCACCCCACCATGCCATAGATGTCGT TCCCGACATGTGGTCGCCAGAAGGGAATCCGTTCTTGAGAGATTATGCAATAAAGACCCCAAAGGGTCATTCTGCCATGGAAAATGATTCTCCTCGTTCAAAATGCTATTCATGCTCAGCAGGGCACTCTCCTGTTAGTTCTCCTGTTGCAATACAATGCAGATCAACAAGACTACGCAATTTATTAAACAAGAATGAAGTACTAGATCGGTACATTGATAGAGGGCATGAAGATGCAATCGTAAATGAGAAACAGAAGCAGTGTGCCCCTGCCACATCTATGGTTTCTAATTTGGGAAAGCCACCTCGACCCCAGTCTACAGTACCATCCATACCAAAATCAATGAAAGAGACAACAGAGGGCTACCCAGATGTGGACTTAAAAGATGCCTTTCTTTGGCGACTTGCTCAAGAGGGTACAGGAGATACCCACAAGATTACAACTACGTGCAGTGCATTTAGACGCCACATAAGCATGTCAGAAGCTTCTGAAAGAGAAAGTTCAACATCTGTTGAAGATATTTATGAAGATTTGCAAGATGTGAGACTTCCAAATGTTATCTGCCCCTCCACTTGTCCTACTTCAG CGGAAGACGAAACTGATGACGAGCTGCTTCAAAGAGCTAAAGAAGTTGAGTCGAGGTTTATTATTCCTTATGGAGATGAATATGAATTCAGCATGCTCAGGGATAAACCATTGACCTCAAATGACATGTTTCAGTTGATCCAGCAACTGACTGAAGATAGGAAACAATTAGCACATGAATTGTCTTCAGAGATCAAGGCACGTGTCACAGAAAGGTTTGCTGCCAAAGAGCAATACAAACAAAGAAAGAATGAATTGGAAACCATAACTAGGAGGCTGGAGAAGGAGAAGAGTGAAGTACAAACTACACTGGAGAGAGAGATGGACAGAAGGTCAGACGATTGGTCTATCAGACTATCAAGATTTCAATCTGAAGAAGAGAGACTACATGAACGGGTGAGAGAACTTGCAGAGCAGAATGTTTCATTTCAGAGAGAAGTTACTTTTCTTGAAGCAAATAAGGCTGAAGCTTCAACGaaagttgcaagattggaaatGCAAAACAGCAAACTAAATGACGATCTAGAGGAACTCAGAAATGAGCATGAGAAACTCCATAGTTCCTCGGTAGATTTGCAGGCTCGTTTTGCTAATGTTGTAGAGGAAAGGGACCACGTCCGGGAATATTTGAAGGCCAAGGAGGGAGAGAATAAAGCATTACACAAAGTGATTGCAAGACTACAAACAACATGTAATGAGCAGGAGAGGACAATCACAGGCCTGAGACAAGGATGCATAGATGAATTAGATAGGAAATTTGTTGAGTGCACCAACAGTGATAAAACAAGGAAACTGCAAATGGAACTTATTAGACTGACAGGGGTGGAGCAAAAGTTGAGAGGTGAAATTCGATCTTGTGATCTTGAAGTAGAATCCCTCAGACAAGAGAATATTGCACTCTTAAATCGTTTACAAGGTGCTGGAAATGGAGCAAGCTTCTCCTTGATTCGCCTTGACCAGGAGCTTCAGTCTAGAGTGGATAACCTGCAAATGCAAGGCTTGTCACTGCTTGATAAGATTAGTCAACTTTGCGTTAAATTGCTGGATCTGTTGAAACACAAGAGACATGAAAATGAATATTTGAGTGGCAATGATGCATTAACATTCAGTGATTACACTTTTGAGTACCAGAGCCTCAAAGGAGGAATCGAAGGTCTGAAGCGAAGTTTGAAGGCAATCAATTCTATACTAAATGAAAAGCAAAATTCTAAAGAAAAATCTGGTGAAATTGCAGCTGAAGGTAGTCCTTCCAAAGATCAAACG GATGATTTTGGACTCAAGCTGAAAGAAGAGGCTATGCTGAACAGAGTACTGAAAGAGGCAGTCTTGTCAAAGGAACTTGACATTGAACAATTGCAATCTGATCTGGCATCTTCACTTCGCATGCAAGATGTTATGAGAAACGAGATCCAGAGAGTTCAGGATGAACTTTCTTGCATAACCCACAAAGCTAAGCAGTTGGAGCTTCAG GTATCAAAGAAGGATGAGTCAATCAATGAGATCCAACAAGATTTCCAGGAATCTGCAAAGGAGCTGGCTGCTCTTCGTGGAACACTGAAAACTGTGACGGAGGAGAGGGACCTGTCGTGGCAGGAAGCAAAGCAGCTGAGAAGAAACATCAGCATCATGCAGAACGAGGTTGTGTCGCTGAAGAAGAAGATCGAAGCCCTGGACGAAGACATACTTGTCAAGGAGGGGCAGATCACGATATTGCAGGACAGCATCGACAAGCCATTCGACATCATCTGCAGCCCAAGGTCGATGAGGGAGTTTGACATGGCGTGA
- the LOC8084963 gene encoding probable E3 ubiquitin-protein ligase XERICO: MVEMASLRAALLLIPPFSVVVAIMAARCLCRVMARKLSALACSLQLACLSSGGSSSFRYQLMVSSPSSSVEDIIKGGGGQLPVALYSRRTTRRRCDGEEEEEEECVFCLSGIEEGSEVRELRCQHLFHRACLDRWVRARPVAATCPLCRGRLLAEYYCYDEEQEEEAAVDDDEEDSDMMLFMACVHSSSSSSWLWAS, from the coding sequence ATGGTGGAGATGGCGAGCCTGCGAGCAGCCCTGCTGCTGATCccacccttctccgtggtggTGGCCATCATGGCGGCGCGGTGTCTGTGCCGCGTGATGGCGCGCAAGCTGAGCGCGCTGGCGTGCTCCCTGCAGTTGGCGTGCCTCTCGTCTGGCGGCTCGTCGTCGTTCCGGTACCAGCTGATGGtctcctcgccgtcgtcgtccgtGGAGGACATCATCAAGGGCGGCGGTGGGCAGCTGCCGGTGGCGCTTTATTCCCGGAGGACGACGCGCCGGCGCTgcgacggcgaggaggaggaggaggaggagtgcgTGTTCTGCCTGAGCGGCATCGAGGAGGGGTCGGAGGTGAGGGAGCTCCGGTGCCAGCACCTCTTCCACCGCGCCTGCCTGGACCGCTGGGTCCGGGCGCGGCCGGTGGCGGCGACGTGCCCGCTCTGCCGCGGGCGGCTCCTGGCGGAGTACTACTGCTACGATGAGGAGCaagaggaggaggcggcggtggatgatgatgaggaggacTCGGACATGATGCTGTTCATGGCGTGCgtgcacagcagcagcagcagcagctggctgTGGGCGTCGTGA
- the LOC110432803 gene encoding keratin, type II cytoskeletal 2 epidermal-like, with translation MRLSSGSGGSGGEGSRSSSSGSSGGSGSRFDSGSSSGGGGSRSGGSGSKGGGSRSGGGSRGGGSRSGSGSKGGGSRSGGGSRGGGSRGTTNYDDDDSVLDVLDYDDSSAGARGGAWKTGVAATFLAVASLLYI, from the coding sequence ATGCGCTTGTCCTCCGGCAGCGGCGGCTCCGGCGGAGAGGGTTCTCGTTCCAGCAGCAGCGGATCAAGTGGCGGTTCTGGTTCTCGTTTCGACAGTGGATCATCAAGCGGCGGTGGCGGTTCTCGTTCCGGCGGCAGCGGGTCAAAGGGCGGCGGTTCCCGTTCCGGCGGTGGATCAAGAGGCGGTGGCTCTCGTTCCGGCAGCGGGTCAAAGGGCGGCGGTTCCCGTTCCGGCGGTGGATCAAGAGGCGGCGGCTCGAGAGGCACCACGaactatgatgatgatgatagcgTGCTTGACGTGCTCGATTACGACGATTCGTCTGCCGGTGCCCGCGGCGGCGCTTGGAAGACTGGAGTCGCTGCCACGTTTCTTGCCGTCGCCTCGCTCTTGTACATCTAG
- the LOC8084964 gene encoding protection of telomeres protein 1b isoform X1 produces the protein MEDEASSSARKPKRPRVAPAAAAAAAAWEPHFTYLPIADALKQRPRARVCLFAVVAEIGAAFHSSGTDFTVTLRIVDESRKAGISATFFAQEPDLLPCVKSNGDVISLRDVMVKCYLEEFFIAVDKRLSSFALFESKVSAECSPYQTSKNYHGSKHDKERLTQLRTWLPLGLKDFGLKDLELQLRSLKSDSTFDLVCKVLHVLKHKDKWIFYVWDGTDTPAAEFQAISDAEAVASPALPRELLCTMPCIGTVLRIFSDRPVNKASHMQQGTYWARFCNITCKREFGIWKGVFLKRSRVRLLSHEDGSVVDRLKMYDSRNANKVLHQPMGSFPSNVAVLSDEYEEEGYSTLMESLTHPEVTHKVKTLVRVVAFYPCEAYELHLLLRSNYDYSIRLTLEDPTARIDAYVHKQNLVQFFGDSLTEVVVMKKLNKLLGIPESEDGDEVVPMSWNSPWIWCVMSSYYCEKTDPWGSRRYRIVDTTIRD, from the exons ATGGAGGATGAGGCATCATCATCAGCGAGGAAGCCCAAGAGGCCGCGCGtggccccggcggcggcggcggcggccgcggcctgGGAGCCTCATTTCACGTACCTCCCTATCGCCGACGCCCTCAAGCAGCGTCCCCGCGCCCGGGTCTGCCTCTTCGCCGTCGTCGCTGAGATCGGCGCCGCCTTCCACAGCTCCGGCACGG atttcactGTTACGCTGAGGATTGTGGATGAATCGCGCAAGGCTGGAATATCTGCAACATTCTTTGCTCAAGAACCTGACCTATTGCCCTGTGTTAAGTCAAATGGAGATGTGATCAGTCTCCGTGACGTCATG GTAAAGTGTTATCTTGAGGAGTTCTTTATTGCAGTTGACAAAAGGCTTTCTTCGTTCGCGCTGTTTGAAAGCAAAGTATCTGCTGAGTGCAGCCCATATCAGACTTCTAAGAATTATCATGGCAGCAAACATGACAAAGAACGTTTAACCCAGTTGAGAACCTGGCTTCCTCTAG GTCTGAAAGATTTCGGTCTGAAAGATCTCGAATTGCAGTTGAGGAGTTTAAAGTCTGATTCTACTTTTGATCTTGTATGCAAG GTTTTGCATGTCCTTAAACATAAAGACAAATGGATATTTTATGTTTGGGATGGAACTGATACCCCTGCAGCTGAGTTTCAGGCAAT TTCGGATGCTGAGGCAGTTGCATCACCCGCTCTACCCAGGGAGCTTTTATGCACAATGCCATGTATTGGTACTGTTCTGAGGATTTTTTCAGACAGGCCTGTCAATAAAGCATCACACATGCAACAGGGTACTTATTGGGCCAGGTTCTGCAACATTACTTGCAAGCGAGAGTTTGGCATTTGGAAAGGCGTTTTCTTGAAGCGTAGTAGAGTTCGCCTTTTATCTCATGAAGATGGTAGCGTTGTTGATCGCCTGAA GATGTATGACAGCCGCAACGCCAACAAAGTTCTCCACCAGCCGATGGGAAGCTTCCCCTCTAATGTTGCTG TTTTGTCAGATGAATATGAGGAAGAAGGTTACTCAACGTTGATGGAGTCTTTAACTCATCCTGAG GTGACTCACAAAGTGAAAACCTTGGTCCGTGTTGTGGCATTTTATCCTTGTGAAGCTTATGAGCTCCATTTGCTTTTACGTTCGAATTATGACTATTCTATTCGGTTGACTCTTGAGGATCCTACAGCGAGAATTGATGCGTACGTCCACAAGCAGAATTTG GTCCAATTCTTCGGTGATTCTCTGACAGAAGTGGTGGTCATGAAAAAGCTGAACAAGCTACTCGGCATCCCAGAGTCAGAGGACGGTGATGAAGTTGTCCCAATGTCCTGGAATTCACCTTGGATATGGTGTGTCATGTCATCATACTATTGCGAAAAAACCGATCCCTGGGGCAGTAGAAGGTACCGAATCGTTGACACAACGATCAGGGATTGA
- the LOC8084964 gene encoding protection of telomeres protein 1b isoform X2: MEDEASSSARKPKRPRVAPAAAAAAAAWEPHFTYLPIADALKQRPRARVCLFAVVAEIGAAFHSSGTDFTVTLRIVDESRKAGISATFFAQEPDLLPCVKSNGDVISLRDVMVKCYLEEFFIAVDKRLSSFALFESKVSAECSPYQTSKNYHGSKHDKERLTQLRTWLPLGLKDFGLKDLELQLRSLKSDSTFDLVCKVLHVLKHKDKWIFYVWDGTDTPAAEFQAISDAEAVASPALPRELLCTMPCIGTVLRIFSDRPVNKASHMQQGTYWARFCNITCKREFGIWKGVFLKRSRVRLLSHEDGSVVDRLKMYDSRNANKVLHQPMGSFPSNVADEYEEEGYSTLMESLTHPEVTHKVKTLVRVVAFYPCEAYELHLLLRSNYDYSIRLTLEDPTARIDAYVHKQNLVQFFGDSLTEVVVMKKLNKLLGIPESEDGDEVVPMSWNSPWIWCVMSSYYCEKTDPWGSRRYRIVDTTIRD, encoded by the exons ATGGAGGATGAGGCATCATCATCAGCGAGGAAGCCCAAGAGGCCGCGCGtggccccggcggcggcggcggcggccgcggcctgGGAGCCTCATTTCACGTACCTCCCTATCGCCGACGCCCTCAAGCAGCGTCCCCGCGCCCGGGTCTGCCTCTTCGCCGTCGTCGCTGAGATCGGCGCCGCCTTCCACAGCTCCGGCACGG atttcactGTTACGCTGAGGATTGTGGATGAATCGCGCAAGGCTGGAATATCTGCAACATTCTTTGCTCAAGAACCTGACCTATTGCCCTGTGTTAAGTCAAATGGAGATGTGATCAGTCTCCGTGACGTCATG GTAAAGTGTTATCTTGAGGAGTTCTTTATTGCAGTTGACAAAAGGCTTTCTTCGTTCGCGCTGTTTGAAAGCAAAGTATCTGCTGAGTGCAGCCCATATCAGACTTCTAAGAATTATCATGGCAGCAAACATGACAAAGAACGTTTAACCCAGTTGAGAACCTGGCTTCCTCTAG GTCTGAAAGATTTCGGTCTGAAAGATCTCGAATTGCAGTTGAGGAGTTTAAAGTCTGATTCTACTTTTGATCTTGTATGCAAG GTTTTGCATGTCCTTAAACATAAAGACAAATGGATATTTTATGTTTGGGATGGAACTGATACCCCTGCAGCTGAGTTTCAGGCAAT TTCGGATGCTGAGGCAGTTGCATCACCCGCTCTACCCAGGGAGCTTTTATGCACAATGCCATGTATTGGTACTGTTCTGAGGATTTTTTCAGACAGGCCTGTCAATAAAGCATCACACATGCAACAGGGTACTTATTGGGCCAGGTTCTGCAACATTACTTGCAAGCGAGAGTTTGGCATTTGGAAAGGCGTTTTCTTGAAGCGTAGTAGAGTTCGCCTTTTATCTCATGAAGATGGTAGCGTTGTTGATCGCCTGAA GATGTATGACAGCCGCAACGCCAACAAAGTTCTCCACCAGCCGATGGGAAGCTTCCCCTCTAATGTTGCTG ATGAATATGAGGAAGAAGGTTACTCAACGTTGATGGAGTCTTTAACTCATCCTGAG GTGACTCACAAAGTGAAAACCTTGGTCCGTGTTGTGGCATTTTATCCTTGTGAAGCTTATGAGCTCCATTTGCTTTTACGTTCGAATTATGACTATTCTATTCGGTTGACTCTTGAGGATCCTACAGCGAGAATTGATGCGTACGTCCACAAGCAGAATTTG GTCCAATTCTTCGGTGATTCTCTGACAGAAGTGGTGGTCATGAAAAAGCTGAACAAGCTACTCGGCATCCCAGAGTCAGAGGACGGTGATGAAGTTGTCCCAATGTCCTGGAATTCACCTTGGATATGGTGTGTCATGTCATCATACTATTGCGAAAAAACCGATCCCTGGGGCAGTAGAAGGTACCGAATCGTTGACACAACGATCAGGGATTGA
- the LOC8084966 gene encoding ABSCISIC ACID-INSENSITIVE 5-like protein 3 isoform X1, translated as MGVQTMSSHSHGDDARRGLPLPLPRQGSVYGLTLTEVETQLGEPLRTMNLDDLLRTVLPAAPAPNAAKKTVDEVWRDIQSAGARGGGARQPSMGEMTLEDFLSRAGVAVDTAPHWMHQYPPQQQYALQLGAAAPGPGPALDAAYRDRPVGVFLSNSHSQVAGRKRGAAAAVPGDGVVERTVERRQKRMIKNRESAARSRARKQAYTNELENKIARLEEENERLRKLKLDETKKMEPNEEHVHSLDSSIHPQFHSKSLSPNVGTTGATTGAARAAAIAATGEEAAAPPPPANEFRQFLMRRPWAGRPYMFIVKLSRASN; from the exons ATGGGAGTTCAGACAATGTCGTCCCACTCCCACGGCGACGACGCCCGCCGCGGCCTCCCGCTCCCCCTCCCGCGGCAGGGCTCCGTCTACGGCCTCACCCTCACCGAGGTGGAGACGCAGCTGGGCGAGCCGCTGCGGACCATGAACCTCGACGACCTCCTGCGCACCGTGCTCCCTGCCGCCCCCGCCCCCAacgcggccaagaagacggtggacgaggtGTGGCGCGACATCCAGAGCGCCGGGGCCCGCGGCGGCGGAGCCCGCCAGCCCTCCATGGGCGAGATGACGCTCGAGGACTTCCTCTCCCGCGCCGGCGTCGCCGTCGACACCGCCCCGCATTGGATGCACCAGTACCCGCCGCAGCAGCAGTACGCGCTGCAGCTCGGCGCCGCCGCCCCCGGCCCCGGCCCGGCTCTCGACGCCGCGTACCGCGACCGCCCGGTGGGGGTTTTCCTCTCCAACTCGCACTCGCAGGTGGCCGGGCGGAAgcgcggcgccgcggcggccgtGCCCGGGGACGGCGTCGTGGAGAGGACGGTGGAGCGGCGGCAGAAGCGCATGATCAAGAACCGCGAGTCCGCGGCCAGGTCCCGGGCCAGGAAGCAG GCGTACACCAACGAGCTGGAGAACAAGATCGCCCGGCTGGAGGAGGAGAACGAGCGTCTCAGGAAGCTCAAG CTTGATGAGACAAAAAAAATGGAGCCCAATGAAGAGCATGTGCATTCCTTAGATAGCTCCATCCATCCACAGTTCCATTCCAAGAGTTTGTCACCTA ATGTTGGAACCACTGGAGCCACCACCGGAGCAGCACGAGCGGCTGCCATTGCCGCAACCGGAGAGGAAGCAGCAGCACCACCACCTCCGGCGAACGAATTCCGCCAGTTTCTGATGAGGAGACCATGGGCCGGGCGGCCATATATGTTCATAGTGAAGCTCTCTAGGGCGTCTAATTAA
- the LOC8084966 gene encoding ABSCISIC ACID-INSENSITIVE 5-like protein 3 isoform X2, with protein sequence MGVQTMSSHSHGDDARRGLPLPLPRQGSVYGLTLTEVETQLGEPLRTMNLDDLLRTVLPAAPAPNAAKKTVDEVWRDIQSAGARGGGARQPSMGEMTLEDFLSRAGVAVDTAPHWMHQYPPQQQYALQLGAAAPGPGPALDAAYRDRPVGVFLSNSHSQVAGRKRGAAAAVPGDGVVERTVERRQKRMIKNRESAARSRARKQAYTNELENKIARLEEENERLRKLKMLEPLEPPPEQHERLPLPQPERKQQHHHLRRTNSASF encoded by the exons ATGGGAGTTCAGACAATGTCGTCCCACTCCCACGGCGACGACGCCCGCCGCGGCCTCCCGCTCCCCCTCCCGCGGCAGGGCTCCGTCTACGGCCTCACCCTCACCGAGGTGGAGACGCAGCTGGGCGAGCCGCTGCGGACCATGAACCTCGACGACCTCCTGCGCACCGTGCTCCCTGCCGCCCCCGCCCCCAacgcggccaagaagacggtggacgaggtGTGGCGCGACATCCAGAGCGCCGGGGCCCGCGGCGGCGGAGCCCGCCAGCCCTCCATGGGCGAGATGACGCTCGAGGACTTCCTCTCCCGCGCCGGCGTCGCCGTCGACACCGCCCCGCATTGGATGCACCAGTACCCGCCGCAGCAGCAGTACGCGCTGCAGCTCGGCGCCGCCGCCCCCGGCCCCGGCCCGGCTCTCGACGCCGCGTACCGCGACCGCCCGGTGGGGGTTTTCCTCTCCAACTCGCACTCGCAGGTGGCCGGGCGGAAgcgcggcgccgcggcggccgtGCCCGGGGACGGCGTCGTGGAGAGGACGGTGGAGCGGCGGCAGAAGCGCATGATCAAGAACCGCGAGTCCGCGGCCAGGTCCCGGGCCAGGAAGCAG GCGTACACCAACGAGCTGGAGAACAAGATCGCCCGGCTGGAGGAGGAGAACGAGCGTCTCAGGAAGCTCAAG ATGTTGGAACCACTGGAGCCACCACCGGAGCAGCACGAGCGGCTGCCATTGCCGCAACCGGAGAGGAAGCAGCAGCACCACCACCTCCGGCGAACGAATTCCGCCAGTTTCTGA